A region of Enoplosus armatus isolate fEnoArm2 chromosome 14, fEnoArm2.hap1, whole genome shotgun sequence DNA encodes the following proteins:
- the LOC139296786 gene encoding desmoglein-2-like protein, whose product MAPLLKCSLFILLASFLTLVPVRAKGNGPWLQRQKREWIIAPRQLKENHDYTGLESIARIRSDKENFTKITYFLTGSGVDKPPEGIFRVNRDTGFVKIYSILDRERMDSYQLKGVAKFSNGSNAETDIDLRITVVDENDCPPVIKVQQVGSVNESSATGTVVMKVIATDDDQQNTPHSKIFYSIVEQSNVGRMFFINSHTGEVMVQQNTLDREKQDTYKLTIQASDLNGQPGGNTGTGEIEIKILDINDNIPTLEKESYEGSVEENTINVEVMRIKAIDMDLIHTDNWLAAFEIISGNEAGYFSITTDSKTNEGIIMIHKALDYEELKVLKLEVAVSNKAQYNFGSASTTGSMTSKSYPIKINVVNQKEGPRFQPSVKVVTLSEDHTSVSLNKVITTYAAIDSDTLQTATNVRYAKIRDDDNWLIIDENTADIKLNKLPDRESKFLVNGTYYAKIICISNEMPSKTATGTIAIQVEDFNDHCPKLTTKTQTMCLEDNVIYATAVDEDEFPNTAPFEFTVIEKSSKGNWKVEHLNETTAILRDQANLWPGTYKVAVEVKDQQGKSCADVQMMDVIVCTCNENTKTCVSRSTGTKVFGASGVLLLLLGLLLLLLVPLLLLFCLCGGAAAIGDFKAIPFDTKEQLISYHTEGQGEDKDVPLLHTPVEVDGGTVNAKNVNTFRGKGYLGGLAEEGGAALGGGVNTSTMTAGMALSDHFLGEYYSSKSNHAAQQSLQKDSLLVYDYEGQESLAGSVGCCSLLENDDDLVFLNDLGPKFKTLAEICQGSTMVIKSADAGVSISPPRPVSPVRPSTSTHTHFHTHTENIRDRDHVNIATLNTSNVASGSSTIVQEERIIARAQGSATVPKVHVQDKILIPSQTLLIQQPTMYYAAAPMYVVEPKPQMVLVAGGTQQTVGQVGQVGLNQGLVQVGGLQGSQGVVLVDRQVGIGGATGQGVVLVDRQVGMGGPTGQVAQGLSQGTVSRSRQVLVVENGSSGGGQGARLAKGFIQTGQGITEQDLEARGQGLQVKTQSFSLGSRSSTGSNEDFGLTATPKLQESQRVVVQHKKVSVTERNIESSTRA is encoded by the exons aTGGCTCCACTGCTGAAATGCAGCCTTTTTATTCTGCTGGCGTCCTTTCTAACG CTTGTTCCTGTGAGGGCCAAAGGAAACGGGCCATGgttacagagacagaagagagagtggATCATAGCTCCCAGACAGCTGAAGGAGAACCACGACTACACCGGCTTGGAGAGTATCGCCAGA ATTCGCTCTGATAAGGAGAACTTTACAAAGATAACGTATTTTCTGACGGGGTCTGGTGTTGATAAGCCCCCTGAAGGCATATTTCGTGTCAACCGTGACACTGGCTTTGTGAAAATCTATTCCATTCTGGACCGAGAGAGGATGGACTCCTATCAG TTAAAAGGTGTGGCAAAATTCTCCAACGGGTCCAACGCTGAAACGGATATTGACCTTAGAATTACTGTTGTGGATGAGAATGACTGCCCACCAGTCATTAAAGTACAGCAAGTCGGATCTGTCAATGAATCAAGTGCAACAG GTACTGTTGTAATGAAAGTGATAGCTACTGATGATGATCAACAGAACACGCCCCACTCCAAGATCTTCTACAGCATTGTGGAGCAGAGTAACGTAGGCAGGATGTTCTTCATAAACTCTCACACTGGAGAGGTCATGGTTCAACAGAACACTCTAGATAGAGAG AAACAAGATACCTATAAGTTGACTATACAAGCCTCAGACTTGAATGGACAGCCAGGAGGAAACACAGGCACAGGAGAAATTGAGATAAAAATTCTGGACATAAATGACAATATTCCGACCCTGGAAAAAGAGTCG taTGAAGGGAGTGTGGAGGAGAACACCATCAATGTGGAAGTGATGAGGATCAAAGCCATTGACATGGATCTGATTCACACTGACAACTGGCTGGCTGCCTTTGAAATAATTTCAGGGAATGAGGCAGGCTATTTCAGCATCACTACTGATTCTAAGACCAATGAGGGAATTATCATGATTCACAAG GCCTTGGACTATGAAGAACTAAAGGTGCTCAAATTGGAAGTGGCTGTTTCCAACAAAGCGCAGTACAATTTTGGCAGTGCGTCCACGACAGGGTCCATGACCTCAAAATCCTACCCCATTAAAATCAATGTGGTCAATCAGAAGGAAGGACCCCGTTTCCAACCAAGTGTCAAAGTGGTGACTCTCTCTGAGGACCACACTTCTGTCTCGCTCAACAAAGTCATCACCACCTACGCTGCTATTGACAGTGACACGCTACAGACAGCCACCAACGTAAG GTATGCCAAAATCCGCGATGATGACAACTGGTTGATTATTGATGAAAATACAGCAGATATCAAGCTGAATAAACTGCCTGACAGAGAGTCCAAGTTCTTAGTCAATGGAACATATTATGCCAAAATTATATGCATCAGCAATG AGATGCCCTCAAAAACTGCCACGGGGACCATAGCCATTCAGGTGGAGGACTTTAATGATCACTGTCCTAAACTGACCACTAAAACTCAGACCATGTGCCTCGAGGATAATGTCATCTACGCCACAGCGGTAGACGAAGATGAGTTCCCCAATACAGCACCATTTGAGTTCACTGTGATTGAGAAGAGCAGCAAGGGGAATTGGAAAGTGGAGCATCTTAATG AAACCACAGCTATTCTGCGAGACCAAGCCAACTTGTGGCCAGGAACTTACAAAGTAGCAGTGGAGGTCAAAGACCAGCAGGGAAAGTCATGTGCCGACGTTCAGATGATGGACGTAATTGTGTGTACTTGTAATGAAAACACTAAAACCTGTGTGTCGCGCAGTACAGGGACTAAAGTTTTTGGAGCTTCAGGTGTCCTGCTTCTGCTCCTGGGACTGCTGCTTCTGCTAT TGGtgcctcttcttctgctgttctGCCTGTGTGGAGGTGCAGCAGCTATTGGAGATTTCAAGGCCATTCCATTTGATACGAAAGAACAGCTGATCTCATATCACACTGAGGGACAAGGAGAAGACAAG GATGTTCCTCTTCTACATACCCCAGTGGAAGTTGATGGTGGCACAGTGAATGCCAAGAACGTCAACACCTTTAGGGGAAAGGGGTACCTAGGAGGACTGGCTGAAGAAGGAGGAGCAGCTTTAGGTGGTGGCGTAAACACCTCAACCATGACAGC TGGGATGGCTCTGTCTGATCACTTCCTGGGGGAGTATTATTCAAGT AAATCCAACCATGCCGCACAGCAATCCCTGCAGAAGGACAGTTTGCTGGTCTATGACTATGAGGGTCAGGAGTCCCTGGCAGGTTCTGTAGGTTGCTGCAGCCTTCTTGAGAATGATGATGATCTTGTGTTCCTCAATGACCTTGGCCCTAAATTCAAAACCCTGGCTGAGATTTGTCAGGGGTCAACCATGGTGATCAAGTCTGCGGATGCAGGGGTTTCTATCTCTCCACCCAGACCAGTGTCTCCTGTCAggccctccacctccacccacacacacttccataCTCACACAGAAAATATCAGGGACAGGGATCACGTCAACATCGCCACCCTCAACACCTCCAATGTAGCGTCTGGATCCTCCACCATCGTCCAGGAGGAGCGAATCATTGCGAGAGCCCAGGGTTCAGCAACCGTTCCAAAGGTACATGTCCAGGACAAGATTTTGATTCCCAGTCAGACGCTGCTCATACAGCAGCCCACTATGTACTATGCTGCCGCGCCCATGTATGTAGTCGAGCCCAAGCCCCAAATGGTGTTAGTGGCAGGCGGCACCCAGCAGACAGTGGGTCAAGTAGGCCAAGTTGGGCTTAATCAGGGGCTGGTACAGGTTGGTGGCCTCCAAGGTTCTCAAGGTGTAGTCCTTGTAGATAGACAAGTAGGAATTGGTGGAGCGACAGGACAGGGTGTAGTCCTTGTCGATAGGCAAGTAGGAATGGGTGGGCCGACAGGACAGGTAGCACAAGGCCTTTCACAAGGAACCGTCTCCAGGTCCAGACAAGTGTTGGTGGTGGAGAATGGGTCCTCAGGTGGGGGCCAAGGTGCACGTCTAGCAAAGGGCTTTATTCAGACAGGACAAGGGATTACAGAGCAGGATTTGGAGGCCAGAGGTCAAGGTTTGCAGGTGAAAACTCAAAGTTTTTCACTGGGTTCTCGCAGTTCTACAGGGTCAAATGAGGACTTTGGCTTGACAGCCACACCCAAGTTGCAAGAGAGTCAGAGAGTGGTTGTGCAACATAAGAAGGTCTCAgtcacagagagaaatattgaatCTAGTACAAGAGCGTAA